A genome region from Falco biarmicus isolate bFalBia1 chromosome 11, bFalBia1.pri, whole genome shotgun sequence includes the following:
- the INSL5 gene encoding insulin-like peptide INSL5: MRSTVLALASLALLVAAREAKGEGNTVKLCGRDFVRAIVFTCGGSRWKRHLTDYRYLFEGENPLPFSPENNIYADSWRYTDQRLETIDEEIHNDKPETERDLQRTRKKSMLKKREVAKLLTTSCCSIGCSKREISSLC, translated from the exons ATGAGGAGCACGGTGCTGGCGCTGGCCTCACTCGCTCTCCTGGTTGCGGCAAGGGAAGCAAAAGGTGAAGGGAACACTGTGAAGCTCTGTGGGAGAGACTTTGTCAGAGCCATCGTCTTCACCTGCGGCGGATCTCGGTGGAAAAGGCATTTGACTGATTATCGCTACCTGTTTG AGGGTGAAAACCCCCTGCCTTTCTCACCAGAGAACAACATTTATGCTGACTCCTGGAGGTACACAGACCAGAGGCTGGAGACCATCGATGAAGAAATCCACAATGACAAGCCTGAGACAGAGCGAGACCTGCAACGCACCAGGAAAAAGTCTATGCTAAAAAAGCGTGAAGTAGCCAAATTGCTTACCacatcctgctgcagcatcGGCTGCAGCAAGAGAGAGATCAGTTCCCTGTGCTAA
- the DYNLT5 gene encoding dynein light chain Tctex-type 5: protein MQGPVAGRDPRSGPSERFPVAAVDGILKDVVGSYLREQPYEPARCRDMVEDMAEVIKTRLKDLMIPRYKIVVVTHIGQLNEQSMQIGSRCLWDPVSDTFSSYVFKNASLFALANVYAVYFE, encoded by the exons ATGCAGGGCCCAGTCGCTGGCCGCGACCCCCGCTCGG GGCCCTCCGAGCGCTTCCCGGTGGCAGCAGTGGACGGTATCCTGAAGGACGTGGTGGGGAGCTACCTGAGGGAGCAGCCCTACGAGCCGGCCCGCTGCAGGGACATGGTGGAGGACATGGCGGAG GTTATTAAAACGCGGTTAAAAGACCTTATGATACCAAGGTACAAGATTGTTGTGGTGACGCATATTGGGCAGCTGAACGAGCAGAGCATGCAGATTGGAAGCAGGTGCCTCTGGGATCCTGTGAGCGATACGTTTTCATCGTATGTGTTCAAGAACGCTTCACTGTTTGCTCTTGCAAATGTCTATGCTGTCTATTTTGAATGA